In a single window of the Heliangelus exortis chromosome 1, bHelExo1.hap1, whole genome shotgun sequence genome:
- the NIT2 gene encoding omega-amidase NIT2: MPLPGGRPPRMRPAAPPASISVGAGAAEGMRAARGAMANFHLALIQLHVSAVKSDNLQRACGLVREASAKGAKIVALPECFNSPYGTQYFKEYAEKIPGESTQKLSEVAKECSIYLIGGSIPEEDDGKLYNTCTVFGPDGAMLAKHRKVHLFDINIPGKIQFKESETLSPGNSLSMFDTPYCKVGLGICYDIRFAEMAQIYGQKGCQLLIYPGAFNLTTGPAHWELLQRGRAVDNQVYVATVSPARDEKASYVAWGHSSVVNPWGEVIAKAGAEETVLYTDIDLKKLTEVRQQIPILSQKRCDLYSIEMKK; this comes from the exons ATGCCGCTGCCCGGGGGGAGGCCTCCACGCATGCGCCCTGCAGCGCCGCCCGCCTCTATCAGCGTTGGCGCAGGGGCCGCGGAGGGGATGCGGGCGGCGCGCGGAGCCATGGCCA ACTTCCACCTGGCTCTTATTCAGCTTCATGTATCTGCTGTTAAGTCAGATAACCTTCAAAGAGCCTGTGGACTGGTGAGAGAAGCATCAGCTAAAGGAGCAAAAATCGTGGCTCTACCT GAATGCTTTAATTCTCCATATGGAACTCAGTACTTTAAGGAGTATGCAGAGAAGATCCCTGGGGAATCAACACAAAAGCTCTCAGAAGTTGCAAAGGAGTGCAGCATATATCTCATTGGAG GATCCATTCCAGAAGAGGATGATGGAAAGCTGTATAATACATGTACTGTCTTTGGGCCTGATGGTGCTATGTTGGCAAAGCATAGGAAG GTCCATTTGTTTGACATAAATATTCCTGGGAAAATACAGTTCAAAGAGTCTGAAACACTGAGTCCAGGGAATAGTTTATCCATGTTTGATACTC CATACTGTAAAGTGGGCCTGGGCATCTGCTATGATATCAGATTTGCTGAGATGGCTCAAATCTACGGACAGAAAG gTTGCCAGCTGCTGATATATCCAGGGGCTTTTAACCTGACAACAGGACCAGCTCACTGGGAACTGCTACAGAGGGGAAG AGCTGTTGATAATCAAGTCTACGTGGCTACTGTATCACCTGCTAGAGATGAAAAAGCATCATATGTtgcctggggacacagcagtgTAGTAAATCCATG GGGTGAAGTCATAGCCAAAGCTGGGGCTGAGGAAACAGTTCTATACACAGATATAG atCTGAAGAAACTCACAGAAGTACGTCAACAAATTCCTATTTTAAGCCAGAAACGTTGTGATCTCTATAGCATAGAGATGAAAAAGTGA